One genomic region from Terriglobus aquaticus encodes:
- the gatB gene encoding Asp-tRNA(Asn)/Glu-tRNA(Gln) amidotransferase subunit GatB: MAVATLLSPDILEKYQPVIGLEVHVQLLTRTKAFCGCINQYGGDPNTHCCPVCLGLPGALPVLNRQAVEFAVLASSALHCTVNEDSVFARKNYFYPDSPKGYQISQFDKPLAENGYIDVPADGGGIRRIGITRLHMEEDAGKSIHDGFADSATRTYIDLNRCGTPLVEIVSEPDLRSADEAYEYLTRLKEILLYTGVSDCNMEEGSLRCDANVSVMLKGAKEYGTKAEVKNVNSFRFIRDAIKYEIERQVEVVESGQRVKQESRLYNSGEGRTYSMRSKEEAHDYRYFPEPDLPALHVDAAWKAEILKALPELPEPRRKRLQEEYGISEQDAATFASERSFADTFEAAAKQAKSPKRVANVLLGELMGRLNAAKLTLAESPVSMAGAVQAADLLEEGKLSSKQLKGLFDIAFEKSEDFAAVYEREKPQQISDTGAIETMIDEVIAANPKQVEQFKGGKTTVSAFFVGQVMRLSKGQANPGLLNELVVKKLNAA, from the coding sequence ATGGCCGTCGCAACCCTGCTTTCGCCCGACATTTTGGAAAAGTACCAGCCCGTAATCGGGTTGGAGGTCCACGTACAACTGCTGACCCGGACCAAGGCATTTTGCGGCTGCATCAACCAGTACGGTGGTGACCCCAACACGCACTGCTGCCCCGTGTGCCTGGGGCTGCCGGGCGCGCTGCCTGTGCTGAACCGGCAAGCGGTAGAGTTTGCGGTGCTGGCCAGCTCCGCGCTGCACTGCACGGTGAACGAAGACAGCGTATTTGCGCGCAAGAACTACTTTTATCCCGACTCGCCGAAGGGCTATCAGATTTCGCAGTTCGACAAGCCGCTGGCGGAGAACGGATACATCGATGTGCCGGCGGATGGCGGTGGCATTCGCCGCATCGGCATTACGCGCCTGCACATGGAAGAGGACGCGGGGAAAAGCATTCACGACGGCTTTGCCGATTCGGCGACGCGCACATACATCGATTTGAACCGCTGCGGAACGCCGCTGGTCGAAATTGTGAGCGAGCCCGATCTGCGCAGCGCCGACGAAGCGTACGAGTACCTGACGCGGCTGAAGGAAATCCTGCTGTACACCGGCGTGAGCGACTGCAACATGGAAGAGGGATCGCTGCGCTGCGACGCCAACGTGAGCGTGATGCTGAAGGGTGCGAAGGAGTACGGCACCAAGGCGGAAGTGAAGAACGTGAATTCGTTCCGCTTCATTCGTGACGCGATCAAGTACGAGATCGAGCGGCAGGTTGAGGTGGTAGAGTCCGGCCAGCGCGTAAAGCAGGAGTCGCGGCTGTACAACTCCGGCGAGGGCCGCACCTACTCCATGCGCAGCAAGGAAGAGGCGCACGACTACCGTTACTTTCCGGAACCAGATCTGCCCGCGCTGCACGTGGATGCGGCCTGGAAGGCGGAGATACTGAAGGCGTTGCCGGAGCTGCCGGAGCCGCGCCGCAAGCGGCTGCAAGAGGAGTACGGCATCTCCGAACAGGACGCAGCAACCTTCGCCAGCGAGCGCAGCTTTGCTGACACGTTTGAAGCGGCGGCGAAGCAGGCGAAGTCGCCCAAGCGTGTGGCCAACGTGCTGCTGGGTGAGTTGATGGGCCGCCTGAACGCCGCAAAGCTGACGCTGGCGGAGTCGCCGGTGAGCATGGCCGGCGCGGTACAGGCGGCGGACCTGCTGGAAGAGGGCAAGCTGTCATCGAAGCAGTTGAAGGGCTTGTTCGATATCGCGTTCGAAAAGAGCGAGGACTTTGCCGCGGTCTATGAGCGTGAGAAGCCGCAGCAAATCAGCGATACGGGCGCCATCGAAACGATGATCGACGAGGTGATCGCGGCGAACCCGAAACAAGTGGAGCAGTTCAAGGGTGGCAAGACGACCGTGAGCGCGTTCTTTGTGGGCCAAGTAATGCGCCTGTCAAAGGGTCAGGCGAATCCTGGGCTTCTGAATGAGCTGGTAGTGAAGAAGCTGAATGCGGCGTAG
- a CDS encoding DUF6496 domain-containing protein, with the protein MHRGQLKIGRSNKKVTNPKQAIAIGLSEARRAGKKVPPNPNNPKKK; encoded by the coding sequence ATGCATCGTGGTCAGCTGAAGATTGGTCGGAGCAACAAGAAGGTGACGAATCCAAAGCAGGCGATCGCCATTGGATTGTCGGAGGCACGTCGCGCGGGCAAGAAGGTTCCGCCGAACCCGAACAATCCGAAGAAGAAGTAA
- the serA gene encoding phosphoglycerate dehydrogenase — MKIVLAEKVSPATLAVFRQEPSWQVVTADQIQNGLEAELADADALVVRSAVQVTAKLLESAPKLRVIGRAGVGVDNIDADAATHRGVVVMNTPGANAVAVAELTLGLMITMARQIPRANTGMHAGKWDKKNLQGTELRGKTLGIVGLGRIGIEVARRARSFGMDLIAFDPFVAPVIARENGVSLVSIDQIFSNSDYLTLHVGLTPQTEGMINRHSIGIMKPGIRIVNCARGELINDADLLEGLQSGKVGGAALDVFTVEPLKDSPFYNEDKVILTPHLGGSTDEAQEAIGIQLAQQVSAYLKSGVVQNAVNVPSLTREEYVEVAPFIDLAERLGTFLAHATPGHLENIEIAYAGRLAASKTDLIRNALLAGVLRDSEQVNHINSAAVAQERGIRIQEDRKEFASGGAGSVLKLVLHSAEGDARASATVLHGNSPRLLSLDGIDIEAPLTGTLLVIRNHDVPGVIGRIGTVLGECGINVANFALGRSVRSQSVPQGQAMAVVQIDAPSASKAQDAVNALRKVEAIATVRLVELSKAEASPEA; from the coding sequence ATGAAAATCGTTCTTGCTGAGAAAGTATCGCCTGCCACGCTCGCCGTCTTCCGCCAGGAACCCTCATGGCAGGTTGTCACCGCCGACCAGATTCAGAATGGACTGGAAGCCGAACTGGCCGACGCCGACGCGCTCGTCGTCCGTTCCGCCGTGCAGGTCACCGCCAAGCTGCTGGAGTCCGCCCCGAAACTCCGCGTAATCGGCCGGGCTGGCGTAGGCGTCGACAACATCGACGCAGACGCAGCCACCCACCGCGGCGTTGTGGTCATGAACACGCCCGGCGCCAACGCCGTGGCCGTCGCGGAACTCACGCTGGGCCTCATGATCACCATGGCCCGCCAGATTCCGCGCGCCAACACCGGCATGCACGCAGGCAAGTGGGACAAGAAGAACCTGCAGGGCACGGAACTCCGCGGCAAAACGCTCGGCATCGTCGGCCTGGGGCGCATCGGCATCGAAGTCGCGCGCCGGGCCCGCTCCTTCGGGATGGACCTGATCGCGTTCGACCCGTTCGTAGCGCCGGTGATTGCGCGCGAGAACGGCGTCTCCCTGGTCAGCATCGACCAGATCTTCTCCAACTCCGACTACCTCACGCTGCACGTGGGCCTGACGCCGCAGACCGAGGGCATGATCAACCGCCACTCCATCGGCATCATGAAGCCCGGCATCCGTATCGTGAACTGCGCCCGCGGCGAACTGATCAACGATGCCGACCTCCTGGAAGGTCTGCAAAGCGGAAAGGTCGGCGGGGCCGCGCTCGACGTCTTCACTGTGGAGCCGCTGAAGGACTCGCCCTTCTACAACGAAGACAAGGTCATTCTCACGCCGCACCTGGGGGGATCGACCGACGAGGCGCAGGAAGCCATCGGCATCCAGCTTGCCCAACAGGTGAGCGCCTACCTGAAGAGCGGCGTGGTTCAGAACGCCGTCAACGTGCCGTCGCTCACCCGCGAAGAGTACGTCGAGGTCGCGCCCTTCATCGATCTCGCGGAGCGCCTTGGCACTTTCCTGGCGCATGCCACGCCGGGCCACCTCGAGAACATCGAGATCGCCTACGCCGGTCGCCTCGCCGCCTCCAAGACCGACCTCATCCGCAACGCTCTTCTTGCCGGCGTCCTCCGTGATTCCGAACAGGTGAATCACATCAACTCCGCCGCCGTCGCGCAGGAGCGCGGCATCCGCATTCAGGAAGACCGCAAGGAGTTCGCTTCGGGCGGCGCTGGTTCCGTGCTGAAGCTGGTGCTGCACTCCGCAGAGGGTGACGCCCGCGCCAGCGCGACCGTGCTGCACGGCAACTCGCCGCGCCTGCTCTCGCTGGACGGCATCGACATCGAAGCCCCGCTCACCGGCACGCTGCTCGTCATTCGCAACCATGACGTTCCGGGCGTGATCGGCCGCATCGGCACCGTGCTTGGCGAGTGCGGCATCAACGTGGCCAACTTCGCGCTGGGCCGCAGTGTGCGATCGCAGAGCGTTCCGCAGGGCCAGGCGATGGCCGTGGTGCAGATCGACGCTCCCAGCGCATCCAAAGCGCAAGACGCTGTGAATGCGCTCCGCAAGGTGGAAGCCATCGCCACGGTGCGCCTGGTGGAACTGAGCAAGGCTGAAGCGTCACCGGAAGCGTAA
- a CDS encoding DUF3857 domain-containing protein encodes MLSCFSAFQVCRNLRGSRGVRALAPLALCAAVTAPAMAKDQVPDWVRQAATQPLRAYPPRTDAVVLLDDHTYTVTPDGTRVDHVRRVVKVLRPQGRKYATMAASFSNAQKLRSMHIWSMDASGHEYAPKDNELSDVSDWSGFELYSDQRARIGTPPAIDAGSIAAVEYEREERPYENEIVWIPEEDIPVLKETLTVNLPAGYTLTSAWKGKPTSQPVDLEKGRTLWQASELPALRHEHIRMAPSEFSQASRLDVFYLGPNATQYPPLRSDWKDIGIWFEALAHDRNKPDAAITAKAQELVAGKTDFRDRVEAIADYVQGNIRYVAIEIGIGGNQPHPAADIFRARYGDCKDKATLLSAMLQAVGIRSTWVMVHTDRDVVAQDAPSIIGNHMIAAIELPAGYKPREMYSVVTAKSGKRFLIFDPTWEKTPFGDVESNLQGSDALLIDGADSQAIRIPVLPPERNRVNRTEMYKLRDDGGLTGNIRESRQGDIAADYRMHFASADAARSTKYVERLAAEDLSSFQLANLKVTNDSDLSRPFLLSYDLTAPNYAQAAGPLLMVRPRVLGNESFGLDRAELGRKRSVPIDLGSTREVHDNIEIELPAGYAVDELPEPLHYNSGFASYTSKVTAEGNKLKYDRTLTVRQITLPPDRYGDVEELSRIINTDEQRTAVLKKN; translated from the coding sequence TTGCTGTCCTGCTTTTCTGCCTTCCAGGTCTGCCGCAATCTTCGAGGAAGCCGGGGCGTTCGCGCCCTGGCTCCGCTCGCCCTGTGCGCGGCCGTAACTGCTCCGGCCATGGCCAAAGACCAGGTGCCCGACTGGGTGCGCCAGGCCGCCACGCAACCGCTGCGCGCCTACCCGCCCCGCACCGACGCTGTTGTTCTGCTGGACGATCACACCTACACCGTTACGCCCGACGGCACCCGCGTCGATCACGTTCGGCGCGTGGTGAAAGTGCTGCGCCCGCAAGGCCGCAAGTACGCCACCATGGCGGCCAGCTTCAGCAACGCGCAGAAGCTGCGGTCCATGCACATCTGGAGCATGGACGCGAGCGGTCATGAGTACGCTCCCAAAGATAACGAGCTGAGCGATGTAAGCGACTGGAGCGGGTTCGAGCTGTATAGCGACCAGCGTGCCCGCATCGGTACACCGCCGGCCATCGATGCCGGTTCCATCGCCGCCGTGGAATATGAACGCGAAGAACGGCCCTATGAAAACGAGATCGTCTGGATCCCGGAAGAGGACATACCAGTTCTAAAAGAAACACTCACCGTCAACCTGCCCGCCGGCTACACCCTTACCTCCGCGTGGAAGGGCAAACCGACAAGCCAGCCGGTCGATCTGGAGAAGGGCCGCACGCTCTGGCAGGCTTCTGAGCTGCCGGCCTTGCGCCACGAACACATTCGCATGGCGCCCTCAGAGTTCAGCCAGGCTTCGCGGCTTGACGTCTTCTATCTCGGGCCCAACGCAACGCAGTACCCGCCACTGCGCAGCGACTGGAAGGACATCGGCATCTGGTTTGAGGCGCTAGCGCACGACCGCAACAAGCCGGATGCCGCCATCACCGCCAAGGCACAGGAACTCGTCGCCGGCAAGACGGACTTCCGCGACCGCGTGGAAGCGATTGCCGACTACGTGCAGGGAAACATCCGCTACGTAGCGATCGAAATCGGCATCGGCGGCAACCAGCCGCATCCCGCGGCCGACATCTTCCGCGCCCGCTACGGTGACTGCAAGGACAAAGCCACACTGCTCAGCGCGATGCTGCAGGCAGTCGGTATCCGGTCCACCTGGGTAATGGTGCATACCGATCGCGATGTGGTCGCGCAGGACGCACCCTCCATTATCGGCAATCACATGATCGCCGCCATCGAACTGCCCGCAGGCTACAAGCCGCGCGAGATGTACAGCGTAGTCACCGCCAAGTCTGGCAAGCGCTTCCTGATCTTCGATCCAACCTGGGAAAAGACGCCCTTTGGCGATGTGGAGAGCAACCTGCAGGGCAGCGACGCTCTGCTGATCGATGGTGCCGACAGCCAGGCCATCCGCATCCCGGTGCTGCCGCCGGAGCGCAACCGCGTGAATCGCACCGAGATGTACAAGCTGCGCGATGATGGTGGGCTGACCGGCAACATCCGCGAGAGCCGCCAGGGCGACATTGCGGCCGACTACCGCATGCACTTCGCCAGCGCCGACGCGGCGCGTTCAACCAAGTACGTTGAGCGCCTCGCCGCGGAGGATCTGTCCTCGTTCCAATTAGCGAACTTGAAGGTGACGAACGACTCCGATCTCTCCCGTCCCTTCCTGCTCAGCTACGACCTTACCGCGCCCAACTATGCGCAAGCCGCCGGCCCGCTGCTGATGGTGCGCCCGCGTGTGCTGGGCAACGAGAGCTTTGGGCTTGACCGTGCCGAGCTCGGTCGCAAGCGCAGCGTGCCCATCGACCTGGGCAGCACGCGCGAGGTCCACGACAACATCGAGATCGAACTGCCTGCCGGCTACGCCGTCGACGAGCTCCCCGAACCGCTCCATTACAACTCCGGCTTTGCCAGTTACACCAGCAAGGTCACGGCCGAAGGCAACAAGCTCAAGTACGACCGCACCCTCACCGTTCGCCAGATCACGCTTCCACCCGACCGCTACGGCGATGTGGAAGAGCTGAGCCGCATCATCAACACCGACGAGCAACGCACCGCCGTCCTCAAGAAGAACTAG
- a CDS encoding phosphatase PAP2 family protein, which produces MKILKTLPVRLSIGTLLMAFAALGVSSIPTGCGKDISTTEPLPTQTFSNVDANAGSWKMIVLSGPSQIPVAAPAAVNSATYASEIAQIKSDQAALTDAQKSSITYWSSGGVLRWNEVMRELAAKSDLPPAPNSDGTYPVPSAANPFADPQYPFSNPPYAARAYSYVSVAQFEALKAAWYFKYLYKRPSPSAVDKSVQSLLPSSGIPSYPSEDAVEAGVNSVLLTLMFPTSVDEINAKTQEQLMVARISGRATQSDVDAGFALGKSVAAIFTARAGTDGMKAAGGTAAVWQAITDRTIATGQIAWISQDSPARPPMLPLFGQVKGWLMAPTDIVAVRPGPPPSTSSAQMKTETAEVKASVNNITGDQLATVLKWGDGASTPTPPGHWDTIAVPYIVKAGQSEVRAARTFALLNMALHDGAIACWDTKYFYDNPRPSQLDPSIKTQIALPNFPSYVSGHSVFSSAAATVLGSLFPDGASYFTQQAQEAGMSRLYAGIHYRSDITAGIQEGQQVGNYAVRFAATDGAN; this is translated from the coding sequence GTGAAGATCCTCAAAACACTCCCTGTTCGTCTCAGCATCGGAACGCTCCTCATGGCGTTTGCGGCGCTTGGCGTCTCCAGCATCCCGACCGGATGTGGTAAAGACATCAGCACCACCGAACCTCTGCCCACGCAAACCTTCTCTAACGTCGACGCAAACGCAGGCTCGTGGAAGATGATCGTTCTGTCCGGGCCCTCGCAGATTCCGGTAGCCGCGCCTGCAGCGGTCAACTCCGCTACGTACGCCTCGGAGATCGCGCAGATCAAGTCCGATCAGGCCGCTCTGACCGACGCTCAGAAATCCTCCATCACCTACTGGAGCAGCGGCGGCGTATTGCGCTGGAACGAGGTGATGCGCGAGCTCGCGGCCAAGTCCGACCTGCCGCCCGCTCCCAACTCCGACGGCACCTACCCCGTGCCTAGCGCGGCCAATCCGTTCGCCGATCCGCAGTACCCCTTCAGCAACCCGCCGTACGCCGCGCGCGCCTACAGCTACGTTTCAGTCGCACAGTTTGAGGCGCTGAAAGCCGCCTGGTACTTCAAATACCTGTACAAGCGCCCTTCGCCCTCCGCAGTGGACAAGTCAGTGCAGAGCCTGCTGCCGTCAAGCGGTATTCCGTCTTACCCGTCGGAGGACGCGGTGGAAGCTGGCGTGAACTCAGTCTTGCTGACGCTGATGTTTCCCACCTCGGTCGACGAGATCAACGCAAAGACGCAGGAACAGCTGATGGTCGCGCGCATTTCCGGCCGCGCGACCCAGAGTGATGTCGATGCTGGCTTTGCCTTGGGCAAGAGCGTTGCCGCGATCTTCACGGCACGCGCCGGCACCGACGGCATGAAAGCCGCCGGCGGCACCGCGGCCGTCTGGCAGGCCATCACGGACCGCACCATCGCCACGGGGCAGATCGCCTGGATCAGCCAGGACAGTCCCGCCCGCCCGCCTATGCTTCCGCTGTTTGGCCAGGTCAAAGGCTGGCTAATGGCGCCCACGGACATCGTCGCGGTGCGTCCCGGACCTCCGCCGTCCACCTCGTCTGCACAGATGAAGACCGAAACCGCCGAAGTGAAAGCCTCGGTAAACAACATCACGGGCGACCAGCTTGCAACCGTGCTGAAGTGGGGCGACGGTGCCAGCACGCCGACGCCGCCGGGCCACTGGGACACGATTGCCGTGCCCTACATCGTGAAGGCCGGCCAGAGCGAGGTCCGCGCTGCACGCACCTTTGCCCTGCTCAACATGGCTCTGCACGACGGTGCCATCGCCTGCTGGGATACCAAGTACTTCTACGACAATCCCCGGCCGTCGCAACTGGACCCGAGCATCAAGACGCAGATCGCGCTGCCGAACTTCCCTTCTTACGTCTCAGGGCACTCGGTCTTCTCGTCTGCGGCCGCAACGGTGCTTGGAAGTCTGTTCCCGGATGGCGCGAGCTACTTCACGCAACAAGCGCAAGAGGCTGGTATGTCGCGCCTGTACGCCGGCATCCACTATCGGTCTGACATCACAGCAGGCATTCAGGAAGGCCAGCAGGTTGGCAACTATGCCGTGCGCTTTGCGGCAACGGACGGGGCGAACTAG
- a CDS encoding FmdB family zinc ribbon protein — MPLYEYQCTACHRLTEKRQKFSDPELTECPFCGGRLERTITAPAVQFKGGGWYADLYSSGKKPAPAGASGEAGTGSSEATKSDGGAKPDESSKPASTPASTSSTPAATTPSTK; from the coding sequence ATGCCCCTGTACGAATACCAATGCACTGCCTGTCACAGGCTCACCGAAAAGCGCCAGAAGTTCAGCGATCCCGAACTGACCGAATGTCCGTTCTGCGGAGGGCGGCTCGAACGGACCATCACCGCGCCTGCCGTGCAGTTCAAGGGCGGCGGATGGTACGCCGACCTCTACTCCAGCGGCAAGAAGCCTGCGCCCGCGGGTGCCTCAGGCGAGGCAGGCACCGGTTCGAGTGAAGCCACAAAAAGCGACGGCGGTGCCAAGCCGGACGAAAGCTCGAAACCGGCGAGCACGCCTGCATCCACCTCCAGCACCCCGGCTGCAACGACACCCTCCACCAAGTAA